From the genome of Mustela erminea isolate mMusErm1 chromosome 3, mMusErm1.Pri, whole genome shotgun sequence:
TCTGTAACCTGTTCTTTTATCTCTGAAAAATACTGTTGCAGTTATTTTAGCTGCCCATAATAAAAGAAGTTAAGTTTGTATTGTGCACCCTAACAACTGGGAGGGCAGATTGGTTACCCTATGACTTGACTTATACCTCTCCTTTTAATGTCTTTTACAGAATGTTTTAGGTATCTGGATTTAGGCAAAAAACCTCCAAAAGACATCTGAGGCAGAGGATACTGAAGGGCTCTACAATGGCATAAATGAACTCATAGGGTAACCGGTGTGCCCTCTCAGTTAAGGGTGGGAGCATAGAAGTACCTGCCAGAGAAATTCAGTCATACCCAAGCGCATAATTATTAGTATAATATCTGCTTAAATAGtcattagtaaataaaattatatttaatgtctccaaatatgttttctttattctctgtgaaGGTTCCAGTCCATCGGATCAAGTTCATTCTTCTTTACCCAATGacactttatttgaaaaaagtgaAACCGAAATTCCCATTTGTGATACAACATTGAATCAAACCATTGAGAGCAGTCCATCCTTTGCTGCGGTACATCATAGCGAGGAGGGCAGGGAGACTTTAGGAAGCAGTACAGATCTTCATAATCACTCTGAGGGAGAATATATTACAGAAGCTTGCAATGCTTCAAGTGTACAAAATGGAATTTCATTGGTTCAGACTGACTCTTATGATCCAGATGGCACGCATGGAGAGGCCAGTGACCGTCTTCAGCTTTCTGCAGAAGTTGTGGAAGGTGGTGGCTATCAGGAAGCATTGGGCAATACAATATTTGAGTTGGCAAATGGAGAGGTAGAGGCATACACTGGTCTTTCACCACCAGTTCCCTCTTTTAACTGTGAAATAAGAGATGAATTTGAAGAGCTAGATTCAGCACCTTTAGTCAAAAGTTCTACTGGTGATACTGAGTTTGTCAGTGAGAACAATCAGGAATTTCAGAGGTCCTCTTCTGAAGATGAAGTTGttagaaagaaacaacaaaatgataCTAGCCAGGAGATTCAGAGAGAAAATGCAGCTGAAGATGCAGTGTGTGCTCCCGGGCATATCTGCAGTGAACAAAATACTAGTGATAAGGGAAAGAACCAGGGAAGTTTTCCTGAACAGGTAGTAAGGCCCAAAGTTAGAAAACTGATAAGTTCAAGCCAGGTGGACCAAGAAACAGGATTTAATAGGCATGAGGCTAAACAAAGAAGTGTTCAGAGATGGAGGGAGGCTTTGGAAGTTGAGGAAAATGGCTCAGATGACCTATTAATAAAATGTGATGACTACGATGGAGAACATGACTGCATGTTCTTGGATCCACCTTACTCAAGAGTTACGCATAGGGAAACAGAACATAACCAAGTAACAGCGGAAAGTGGAGCCACAGCAGGAAGGCAAGAAGTGGTGGATAACACCTTTTGGAATGGCTGTGGAGATTATTACCAGCTGTATGACAAGGATGAAGATAGGTAAGattttgtactttgtcagattGTGTGGTTTATTTCAAAGTGGTTTATTTCTACCAACCACAATGTTTGATGGATGGGCTCTTTGACATGGTCAGGGAATTAGGTACTTTGGccaaatattcttattttctcagtGCTAACCACACATGCAAACTGCTGTTTGGTTTTTTACAGTTATTTACAGAAACTTCCTTTGGGGCATTTCAGGAGTTTATAGAAATTGTAATTTCAGAAAATTatgattagttcttttttttttttttttaagattttatttatttgagagagagacagtgagagagagcatgagcgaggagaaggtcagagggagaagcagactccccacggagctgggagcccgatgcgggactcgatcccgggactccgggatcatgacctgagccgaaggcagtcgtccaaccaactgagccacccaggtgtccctatgatTAGTTCTTAACAAAAGGATAGAGATACTAATTATTTCAGTTCTTAGTATTTCATATTCTTAGTATTTCAGTTTATAAACTATAAAgtaaacattatatttaaaaaaaaattctgtgttaaTTCATCCTGGACTTAAAAAGTGATTTAAGATCACAGAAAATTTTGataatattgtattaactttGCCAATATTTATTAATGTcacctgtttctctcttcctcttgttgctctttttttaatttttgtttttttaaagattttatgtatttatttgacagagatcacaagtaggcagagaggtaggcagagagagagggagagagagaggaggaagcaggctcccttctgagcagagagcccgatgtgaggctccatcccaggaccgtgggatcatgacctgagccaaaggcagaagctataaaccactgagccacccatgcacccccttGTTGCTCTTTTTAtcattaggtttattttttacctatttataggtaa
Proteins encoded in this window:
- the PJA2 gene encoding E3 ubiquitin-protein ligase Praja-2 isoform X2, with the translated sequence MSQYTEKEPAAMDQESSKAAWPKPAGGYQTITGRRYGRRHAYVSFKPCMTRHERSLGRAGDDYEVLELDDVPKENSSGSSPSDQVHSSLPNDTLFEKSETEIPICDTTLNQTIESSPSFAAVHHSEEGRETLGSSTDLHNHSEGEYITEACNASSVQNGISLVQTDSYDPDGTHGEASDRLQLSAEVVEGGGYQEALGNTIFELANGEVEAYTGLSPPVPSFNCEIRDEFEELDSAPLVKSSTGDTEFVSENNQEFQRSSSEDEVVRKKQQNDTSQEIQRENAAEDAVCAPGHICSEQNTSDKGKNQGSFPEQVVRPKVRKLISSSQVDQETGFNRHEAKQRSVQRWREALEVEENGSDDLLIKCDDYDGEHDCMFLDPPYSRVTHRETEHNQVTAESGATAGRQEVVDNTFWNGCGDYYQLYDKDEDREQTSLEEGEIPWLQYNEVNESSSDEGNEPANEFAQPEAFMLDGNNNLEDDSSVSEDLDVDWSLFDGFADGLGVAEAISYVDPQFLTYMALEERLAQAMETALAHLESLAVDVEVANPPASKESIDGLPETLVLEDHTAIGQEQCCPICCSEYIKDDIATELPCHHFFHKPCVSIWLQKSGTCPVCRRHFPPAVIEASAAPSSEPDQEAPPSADSSAEAP